A single Blastopirellula retiformator DNA region contains:
- the leuC gene encoding 3-isopropylmalate dehydratase large subunit has product MSGSAPRTMFQKIWDNHLVLQEEGQQAILYIDLQLVHEVTSAQAFEGLRLAGRKMRRPDRHVATPDHNIPTTDRSLPIVDPISKQQIDTLRSNCEEFGVRLYDLNDRKQGIVHVIGPELGLTQPGMTIVCGDSHTATHGAFGALAFGIGTSEVEHVMATQTLLQNKPKTMEVRIDGKPAPGVTAKDLILYVIGKLTTAGGTGYVIEYTGEAIRALTMEERMTVCNMTIEAGARAGMIAPDETTFEYVRGREFAPKDFDSAVEKWKQLPTDEGATYDEFLIFEAKDIAPQVTWGTNPGQVAPVVANVPSPSDYSDATEQKSTQAALDYMGLTAGQPLTEVKIDRVFIGSCTNARIEDLRAAAKVVKGHKIAAGVNAMVVPGSGQVKEQAESEGLDAIFRDAGFEWREAGCSMCLAMNPDKLAPGERCASTSNRNFEGRQGKGGRTHLVSPEMAAAAGVTGHFVDIRDWKYS; this is encoded by the coding sequence ATGAGCGGATCGGCGCCCCGTACCATGTTCCAGAAGATCTGGGACAACCACCTTGTTCTGCAAGAAGAGGGCCAGCAGGCGATTCTCTATATCGATCTGCAACTGGTGCACGAAGTGACCAGCGCTCAAGCGTTTGAAGGGCTCCGTCTGGCCGGCCGCAAAATGCGCCGCCCCGATCGTCACGTCGCCACGCCTGACCACAATATCCCGACCACCGACCGCTCGCTGCCGATCGTCGATCCGATCTCGAAACAGCAGATCGATACCCTCCGCAGCAACTGCGAAGAATTCGGCGTTCGTCTGTACGACCTGAACGACCGCAAGCAGGGGATCGTGCACGTCATCGGCCCGGAACTCGGCCTGACGCAGCCCGGCATGACGATCGTCTGCGGCGACAGCCACACGGCGACGCATGGCGCGTTTGGCGCCTTGGCGTTCGGAATCGGCACCAGCGAAGTCGAACATGTGATGGCGACGCAGACGCTGCTGCAGAACAAGCCGAAGACGATGGAAGTTCGCATCGACGGCAAGCCCGCCCCCGGCGTCACCGCCAAAGACTTGATCCTGTACGTGATCGGCAAGCTGACCACCGCCGGCGGTACCGGCTACGTGATCGAGTACACCGGCGAAGCGATCCGCGCCCTCACCATGGAAGAGCGGATGACCGTCTGCAACATGACGATCGAAGCCGGCGCCCGCGCCGGGATGATCGCCCCCGACGAAACGACGTTTGAATACGTTCGGGGTCGCGAGTTCGCGCCAAAAGACTTTGACTCGGCGGTCGAAAAGTGGAAGCAACTGCCGACCGACGAAGGCGCCACCTACGACGAATTCTTGATCTTTGAAGCCAAGGACATCGCTCCGCAGGTTACCTGGGGAACCAACCCCGGCCAGGTCGCTCCGGTCGTCGCCAACGTGCCGTCCCCGTCTGACTACAGCGACGCGACCGAGCAAAAGTCGACGCAAGCCGCGCTCGACTACATGGGACTGACCGCCGGCCAGCCGCTGACCGAAGTCAAAATTGATCGCGTCTTCATCGGTTCGTGCACCAACGCCCGGATCGAAGACTTGCGTGCCGCCGCCAAGGTGGTCAAAGGACACAAGATCGCCGCCGGCGTCAATGCGATGGTCGTCCCCGGCAGTGGTCAGGTCAAAGAACAAGCCGAGTCGGAAGGGCTCGACGCGATCTTCCGCGACGCTGGGTTTGAATGGCGGGAAGCTGGCTGCAGCATGTGTCTGGCGATGAACCCCGACAAACTGGCCCCCGGCGAACGTTGCGCCTCGACCAGCAACCGCAACTTTGAAGGTCGACAAGGAAAGGGGGGACGAACCCATCTCGTCTCGCCCGAAATGGCCGCCGCCGCCGGCGTGACTGGTCATTTCGTCGACATCCGCGACTGGAAATACAGCTAG
- the leuD gene encoding 3-isopropylmalate dehydratase small subunit, with amino-acid sequence MKEFTSHTGVVATMDRANVDTDQIIPKQFLKRIERTGFGQFLFFDWRFEDDGSPNRDFELNQPGLASASILVARRNFGSGSSREHAVWALDDYGFRAVIAPSFADIFYGNSFKNGLLPVRLTEDQVEEIFQKAKTAGPGYELTINLDAQTVTDNDGILFNFEIDEARKQKMLNGLDDIALTLQHEDKISEFEAANGL; translated from the coding sequence ATGAAAGAATTCACCTCCCACACCGGCGTCGTCGCTACGATGGACCGCGCCAACGTCGACACCGACCAGATCATTCCCAAACAGTTTCTGAAACGGATCGAGCGGACCGGTTTCGGTCAGTTCCTCTTCTTCGACTGGCGGTTTGAAGACGACGGTTCGCCGAATCGCGATTTCGAGCTGAACCAGCCCGGCCTGGCGTCGGCCTCAATCTTGGTCGCCCGCCGCAACTTCGGCAGCGGCTCAAGCCGCGAACATGCCGTTTGGGCGCTGGACGACTACGGTTTTCGGGCCGTCATCGCTCCCAGCTTCGCCGACATCTTCTACGGCAACAGCTTCAAGAATGGCCTGCTGCCGGTTCGCCTGACCGAAGATCAGGTCGAAGAGATCTTCCAGAAGGCGAAGACCGCCGGACCCGGCTACGAGTTGACGATCAACCTGGACGCCCAGACCGTCACCGACAACGACGGCATCCTGTTCAACTTCGAGATCGACGAAGCCCGCAAGCAGAAGATGCTCAATGGTCTGGACGACATCGCGCTCACCTTGCAGCACGAAGACAAAATCTCCGAATTCGAAGCGGCGAACGGCCTGTAA